Below is a window of Macadamia integrifolia cultivar HAES 741 chromosome 8, SCU_Mint_v3, whole genome shotgun sequence DNA.
ATTGAATAGCATGTCAACAGTTAGCAGGAAAAGTAAAGGATGAAATAGACCTTCCTATGTGGAGATGGCTTGAAGTGTGGTTACGATAGAGTAATTCCAGAAAAACGAAAAAGAATGCCATCCACGAACAAAAAAAGTTTAAGAACTAGTATTCAGCGGAATGGACAGAACATAGGAGCAAATGCTTTTAGCTCTTTTCCATGCTTTCAAAATCTTCTTCATATTAAGTCTACTTATCACggttaattattaaaaaaatgagtTCTTAGTGTCAAAAGGTTTTAGTTAAGATTCCTATCTTACAAAGATATATAATATTGGGTGAAACACATATGGTACTTGGTATTTAAAATATCACAAGCATGGACTCATGTGGTACACTAGTTTTTATATCTGAAAAAGACCTCTCTTTTTCAGGAATCGTTCTGCTGAGAAACTCTATGGATGGAAGAACTATGAAGTACTTGGGCAAAGAGTTAGTGATCTACTTATCAGGGAAGAAAACTATACATCCCTCGAGAAAATCATGGAAGAATTGAGCACTGGTCGATCATGGTCAGGTCAGTTTCCTTTTAAGAAGAAGTCCGGTGAAAAATTTATGGCGATAGTGACAGAAAGCCCTTTATATGAGGATGGTGAGCTTGTTGGTGTTATTACTGTCTCAAGTGATGCAGctttatttaataatataaCCTCGGAAAAGGTAAAAACATATCGGGATCGTGCCCATGGCCAACCTAGAGAACGGGGGTTAAACATGAAAAAGATTCAGTGGCAACCACATCCACACATTTCACTGGTGCCACAAATTTCATCGTCTGTTACGAATCTGGTGCTTATGTGTTACACTCACATTTCTTTTGCAGTATTCTTATCTTATTTCATCCTTTACCTTGCTATCATATTTAATGTGCTGTTGAACTGAACAGACCTCAAAAGTCTTCTCACTCAGGCGTGGAGATGCTTGTGTGAGTACTGTCAAAGAAGAACCGGTGTTACATTCTGAAGACTTGGAATCAGTAAAGACTGGAAAGCCAgtaagatttgattttttttttccccacttgTATATTTCTGTTATTTCTGTTACTCAATAgaatttgaacttttgtttGGGAATTTACTCTTGTTTTCTTCTGAAGTCTCTATGAACTATTGGACACATAGTTCACACAAGTCATCATATTCCTATTTTTGCATACCATTGGTTCATTTCACTCTTGATAACGTTTTGTTGAACTATTATGGAATGACCATAGGAAGATAAGTTACTTGTTCAAGGAGCTGATGTTACTGTACGAGAAGATTCTGAGAATGTTGCAGAACATGGTTCGGATTCTATGAGCAGTGTGCTGTCAAGTACTTCAAACTCCCTAAGAGTTTCAGAGACAAATATGGATCACTGCACTGTTCGTGTGGACAACAAGAACGTAGAACCTAGTAAGAGCAATTCTGTTTATGCTGTTAAAAGTGTATATTCAAATGGCCACAGGATTAATCGTTCTTTTGAGGGGTGTTCCTCCACCACAGACAATAATCCTTCTGTGACATCTTGGTTGGAGTGTTGCAAGAATTCTGGGGTGTCCGGAACTGGAATTCCATTGCCTCGATTAGGCCTTGAATGGAAGGGAAAGGAGCAGATACAGCCTGATACAGTGAACTGTGAAGCTTTAGAAGCAGAAGGTACAACGCAAGAGCCAGAACTGTTGCCATCTTCAACTTTGCTGAGTTCAGGGGAGAGTGTTATTAGTAGCCATGCGAGTTTATCAACAAATGAGGATAAAGAATCAACCTCGATGATCGACTGGGAGATTAATTGGGAAGACCTGCATTTAGGGGAAGAGATTGGGCAAGGTATTCTCAAATGGTCCATTTACCTTAATCCATTCTTGTTTTGTTCCCTGTATAAGTATGGGAAAATCCTTCCAACATTGAGAATTGGATGGAATTTTGATCCACCTAGTTTTAAACATGACACGTCTCTGGCATTGGTTTTGTGTATGTATATGTTAAGTTGACAAGTAAAGGGATTTATACTTTGGACTCAGTATAGGGAGGCTCATAGAACACACTTAATAGGTGTCAATGGTTCACCTTCCTGTTCATGGTTTTGAGTACATTATTCAGTTTACCATTTATCTGCTTATCGTTACTTTTCAGGTTCATTTGGTGTTGTATATCGAGGAATTTGGAATGGATCGGTACTTGCATGAATTTGACAAATTTCGTCACATTTAGTAGTTACTGAAAATGAGAAGTAAAATTGCATCAGCACGTGAGACAttatgattctttttctttttcatcagGATGTTgctataaaaatttattttgccAATGATTACCGTGAAGGGATTCTATTGGATTACAAAAAAGAGGTACAAGAATGTTTCAACAAAGttgaatttttttgttataGTTGTGTTAGAAGCAATTGATAATGAAATTTCTTCTGATACTTTTTTCAGATTGGTATGATGCTAGGACTAAGACATCCAAATGTACTGCTGTTCATGGGGGCAGTGCATTCGCCCGAACGGCTTGCTATAGTGACAGAGTTCTTACCCAGGTAATACTAATGAAATCTCCCTCATTAACAAGCATAAAGACAATAAGGAAAAGAAGCAAGAAACAAACAAGCCACGGTCTTTGCCCGAGTATATATGTGGGTTTTCCATCTGTTTCAATTTCAATGGGAGCTTGGTGTCAAATCTCCAGCTCCTTCATTGTGGATAGCCCAACCTGAGAGTGAAAGTCAGCTGATAGTCTCCTCTCTGCATGTTGGAACCAATCCACCTTGTGCTGATATTGAATGAgcctaatttgaaatttttatctGTTCCTCACCCCCTTTTATTCTCGCCCTTCTAGATAAATAATGTGCCAGTCTCAtacaaaatttattttgttcttaTTAATAGGGGAAGCCTATTCAAAACATTACAGAGGAACAATCTGTCTTTGGATATGAGACGCCGTTTGAGGATGGCACTTGATGTTGTGAgtatcttcttcactttccaTAAACACGAGATGCCATTCAAGTCGGGCCTTGAAGTTTTAGAATGGCTTTTGAATCCTTCTTCTTTCAGGCCCGGGGTATGAACTATTTGCATAACCGGAATCCACCAATAGTTCATAGAGACCTGAAATCTTCAAATTTACTTGTTGACAAAAACTGGACAGTCAAGGTATGGTGGTTGGGTTCTATCCTTGATAATTATTGGCATTTTGTTCCTAGTACATACTGTCGAAGATGCAGGAGTTTCTTGTGGTTTCTATGAGTCAGTTCACTTTTTCTTCACCAGGTTGGAGATTTTGGCCTTTCGAAGTTGAAGAATGCTACCTTCTTAACAGCAAAATCTGGAGGAGGGACAGTAAGGATCTTcctcattttaatttttattttttttcctggcaTTCCCCATCTCATCCCTAAACATCCAGAAAATTCCAAATATGATTTATATCACCGTATTCCTTCAGTAATAATTTCAGTCATATACACTTTTGTATTAACGATTAAAACTATTTATCCAAGGCCTTCATGAAAGTTCTAATTtcatccttctttctttttcaatgcAGCCCCAGTGGATGGCACCTGAAGTGCTCCGGAATGAACCTTCAGATGAGAAGTAATCTTCTGAATGGTTGAAGCATTAAGACATTCTAAAAATAGGCTAATGGAGTCTCCCTTTGTTTTTATAGTTTTCTTTAAAGTTGTTTCATATTgaatttagaaatttttttattgatcccAATCCATCCCCCTCTATGGATATTAACCACTATATTGTTACATAGCCATGAAATTCCCTGGACTGGGCCACTCGGTTGTGAGGGCCTCCTCACAGATTGTTTTAAACCTAAAATTTTGATGATACACGAGAATGAGAACTGGTAtgcatgtagaattttgatgatttttaatACTTCAAGCTTTTAGCTGTCAGAGTTTTAACATCAGTTTAAAGGATTCAATCCTACTGTCCATCTAAGTCTTGGGTTATTCCTGTCTGCAAGTCAGCCCAATTACTGATCAATATTCCTAGTGGGGAACCAATACTTAAAGGAGGAGTTCCATGGCATTGTTTTGCTGATACATAATGTTTTTTTCTACTGGAGCAGGTCTGATGTGTTCAGCTTTGGTGTCATTCTATGGGAATTGATGACTGAATCCATTCCATGGTCTCACTTAAACTCTTTGCAGGTATGTTTATGATACTGTTGTTTCCAGATGAATCAAATAATTACCACACCAAACAATGTCTCTTGTTGTATGAGAGGCCAAAACAATTGGAGTGGTTCATCATAATTAAATATAACAGATACTGGCGTGACATGGTAGACATGGAGTATGTATTTTGTTCTTAGTAATTCAAAGGTGAAAATGATATATATTAATGATTATCTCTACTGTTGGCACCGCTTGTAGTTAATGCTTTATAAACAATTCATGTCTAATTAATATTCGTGTGGATATGTAAATGGTTCCATGATTTATAACCATAGTTTTATATCTAACTAATTAGTTTTGAACGGAACTTCTATATATTATTAGTTATCAGAAGTATATAATGCATGTCTTTGATGTTATATGTACATGCTATATCTGTTGGGAAATTAATAACTTGTAATTTGATATTTAATTGTTAAAATGTTGCCCTTAGTCCTTGTGAGACTAATGCTTGGTCCCTTGCTAAGATTCAAATAAGTTTCATCAATCAAAAGATAGTCAAGGTGATGTCACTAAGGAATTATTCATAGATCAAATAACTATTTTAGTCGGGAGACTCAGGACAATGGGCATCACAATGTTTGATTTTCTAGGTAAGTAGTTCATCAAATTGTAACAAATGCAGATTTGCTTTGCAATGGTGGACGATAATAATTCTAAAGAAGAATTTGATGGGGGACATCCTACCCAAGATTTAGGTAAAGAGAAGTGTTAGATACACTGCATAAAATCATTAATAGGTCATGTTGGTCTTCTTTGAATGAGGAAGGCTAAAGACATCATGCAGCAGTAATTTAGAAAGATGTTAGGAACTTTTTTCAAGCATTAACATTGACACACGGCCTCTCTTAAGACCAATATACCTTTCCAATTGATTGAATGGCGAAATCAGCCTCCAATCTAGCAGAAACCATGGCCCATAGCGATCTATTTCCATGCATCATGCATATTACTTTTGCCaaaggagaagtagtgaggaaagacgtgCATAGTTGAAGTCTTCTtgcaggtatgacatcaaatagagctgattgaaGGGCAAGGATGCATGTAGCCAATTCCATTTGGCTGGAGGCTTTTTCCTCAGTTGTTtttgtaccctttttt
It encodes the following:
- the LOC122086452 gene encoding RGS domain-containing serine/threonine-protein kinase A isoform X1, producing MADEEKREGLYRVLLNRFRNLEVSHAKLREQFQLLLEETQEEERRRRGEEGPSSSLDSSGFDHIPGSLLSNIPYRNVLESMGPAVHVCRISSGDIIYWNRSAEKLYGWKNYEVLGQRVSDLLIREENYTSLEKIMEELSTGRSWSGQFPFKKKSGEKFMAIVTESPLYEDGELVGVITVSSDAALFNNITSEKVKTYRDRAHGQPRERGLNMKKIQWQPHPHISLVPQISSSVTNLTSKVFSLRRGDACVSTVKEEPVLHSEDLESVKTGKPEDKLLVQGADVTVREDSENVAEHGSDSMSSVLSSTSNSLRVSETNMDHCTVRVDNKNVEPSKSNSVYAVKSVYSNGHRINRSFEGCSSTTDNNPSVTSWLECCKNSGVSGTGIPLPRLGLEWKGKEQIQPDTVNCEALEAEGTTQEPELLPSSTLLSSGESVISSHASLSTNEDKESTSMIDWEINWEDLHLGEEIGQGSFGVVYRGIWNGSDVAIKIYFANDYREGILLDYKKEIGMMLGLRHPNVLLFMGAVHSPERLAIVTEFLPRGSLFKTLQRNNLSLDMRRRLRMALDVARGMNYLHNRNPPIVHRDLKSSNLLVDKNWTVKVGDFGLSKLKNATFLTAKSGGGTPQWMAPEVLRNEPSDEKSDVFSFGVILWELMTESIPWSHLNSLQVVGVVGFMDRRLDIPEGLDPRVSSIIHDCWQSDPDCRPSFKDIIMRTRDLIQTTATVSGAEP
- the LOC122086452 gene encoding RAF proto-oncogene serine/threonine-protein kinase isoform X2 — protein: MADEEKREGLYRVLLNRFRNLEVSHAKLREQFQLLLEETQEEERRRRGEEGPSSSLDSSGFDHIPGSLLSNIPYRNVLESMGPAVHVCRISSGDIIYWNRSAEKLYGWKNYEVLGQRVSDLLIREENYTSLEKIMEELSTGRSWSGQFPFKKKSGEKFMAIVTESPLYEDGELVGVITVSSDAALFNNITSEKVKTYRDRAHGQPRERGLNMKKIQWQPHPHISLVPQISSSVTNLTSKVFSLRRGDACVSTVKEEPVLHSEDLESVKTGKPEDKLLVQGADVTVREDSENVAEHGSDSMSSVLSSTSNSLRVSETNMDHCTVRVDNKNVEPNNNPSVTSWLECCKNSGVSGTGIPLPRLGLEWKGKEQIQPDTVNCEALEAEGTTQEPELLPSSTLLSSGESVISSHASLSTNEDKESTSMIDWEINWEDLHLGEEIGQGSFGVVYRGIWNGSDVAIKIYFANDYREGILLDYKKEIGMMLGLRHPNVLLFMGAVHSPERLAIVTEFLPRGSLFKTLQRNNLSLDMRRRLRMALDVARGMNYLHNRNPPIVHRDLKSSNLLVDKNWTVKVGDFGLSKLKNATFLTAKSGGGTPQWMAPEVLRNEPSDEKSDVFSFGVILWELMTESIPWSHLNSLQVVGVVGFMDRRLDIPEGLDPRVSSIIHDCWQSDPDCRPSFKDIIMRTRDLIQTTATVSGAEP